GGCTAATCAGACAACAAAGGAAAAGGACATCAACCCAAGAGAACGAAAGACAGAAAGGCAAATCAAAAGGATGTCTTTTCATCCAAGATGGTACCatgagcaattttttttccttggtagAGTAAAGCCCATTTGAAGGTACTTCCAGTTTCAGCTACTTCTTCTCTTTTAACAGTctttccaaatcaaaatttGGAGAGTGAGGAATGGAGTTCACGTTTAGGAATTTATGTACGATATACTGTGGGATTCCCTGTGCCGATGTGTGATTAATTTCGAACACATGAAGTTTTTCGAAGGTGGTGAAAATCGAAATTCGAATTCAGGGGCTATAAAAATAAATCGGATGTTAACTGCAGAAGTAATTCCGAACACATTTGGCACGCTCCATTTCCGCCCTCATCAACCAGCCGTGCGGAGTAAGAAAGTTTTTACTGGTAGATTATTCTCaaatattaggggtgagcaaattggactGCATCGGCCTGAACCGGATCGGGATCGGATCGGACAGACCGGGTTGGTCTAATCCTTTAGGggggcggtccggtcccggaTTCCATAATGGATGGGACTGGATCGGACCgcctaatatatatatatatatatatatatatatatatatatacatacacacacaattagataaaaaattaaaaaaatttgaagaattagTTAACCTAATTTCCTTATCTTCCGCTCCACACTCACTCATCTCCTCTTGCTTGTCGCTCGTGTCTCGCCTTCGCAACGCAACCTCCGATCTAGTCTGTCGAAATGCAATCTCCGATCGTATTTTATCTTAACTCAATCTgtattttttcttgattataTTATGCAAACACATTATTTTGTTCGCGCATGGATTCAGTGGAGTATAAGTGTAATTCCATTTGAGCTTGATTCTTTTCAACTCGAGGAGAATGATGTAGGAGCATAATCCAATTTCAATtgttttaagtgtttttcttcttaatttaatcttttctcattatttcagAATGATAAGTACTCATGTGATGGTCGTATGATGGTCATGTGTGTGTTTTATTAAATTGGATGATTGAGATTGGGAGTTTTTAGTTTACATCCAAGAGTTAAATTTTTTCTATAAACAGCTAGTATTATCGATCCCACTAGGATCGGACCAAGACTACCAGGACCGGACTAGACCACCGGTCCCGAGCCGATCTGTTCTCGATCCGGTCCTCAATCTCGAAAATTTGGAGATCGAGACTATCGGTCCGGTCTCCGGTTTCATATCGAGATCGGACTAGCCTAGACCATGCACACCACTATTCTCAACTAAAATccaaccatttcttttttctttttaaacggGTGTATTTGCACCTTTAGATTTGACTAATCTCCACGGCACAGAACCTAACATGATTTAGATCCACACAATGCAATTCTACACAAGATCATACATACATCTCAACTCAAATTCAGAACTACAGAGACCCAAATTAGACAACGCGGGATCGGCTAATCACTCTTTAATATACTCTACTACGCATCCACATTCAGGGGTTCCGCCCCTTCCAGAAGGCGTTGTCCTCTCGGCTGTTCCGGAACGCGGAGCACCCGACTGAGTACACGACGATGAGGACGACGAGGATGATGACGTTGACGATGGCGACCTTCTTCCAGTCGCCCTTGAGGTTGTCCAGCAGCCCGGCCTTGCAAGACTGGCAGTTGTAGCACAGCACGGTCGAGTTGTTGCTCCACGCATTGCAGTCCGAGTCCGTGTAGGTCGTGGTCGAACTGGCCGTCCAGACGAGCGGGCTCACGTAGGTGAAGTTGCAAGAATCTGGTGGCTTGCAACAACCAGACTGTGAAAAAAGCAGTCACGTTGTTAGTTCCAAACTTCCAACCACAGAACGACTAACAGAGGAAACCAACATACTCAAAACAGAGGACAGTATCATCTCCAGAAACAAAACAGCAGCATAAGAACCAAAGTCCAATGACAGCATTGATCTCTGTAAACGTTTTGGGACGACAACGACAACTGCGCCAGACCAGTTTAACGAAACCAAGAGGAAATTTCATTGGAAGGGACCTTCGACATGACGAACACGTCaagattttctctcaatttgCCACAACAGCAATTCGATTCAGCAGACATTATAATCATATTCATATCGTTATGGCCGATAACAAAGTCGCATCTTCCAATTTGCTCATAGAAGTTAGAATGGAATCCTAACTGAGCGTGCAGTGAATCCCCAATGCAGGATCAAGCGCCGAAACAGAGACAATTTTAAAACCCGCGTTGCAGTCTGAAAATTTTCGGCCCAAAAGGAATCCAGAGAGCACCCTGCTCCATCATCACCCTAAGCAAGGCAAACCACAAGAACCGCAGAACGAGCGACTGAACAGATCCATCGGGTTTGGTCAACAAGCCCTCAAAGATCTTATCTTTAGCATTATGCAAGGAGCGAAAGCATGCCTTAATTTGGCTATCAATTACTCACAGTCGATCCAGCACTTGACAGAACAATCACTGAGGATACAACTCAAATTCAAACAGCACAGGACAATGAAGAGAAAAACTGTTGCAATTacttggagagggagagagagagagagagttacttGAAGAGCCGACAGGTGCTCGTTGTAAAAGTCGTTCACCACAGTATCTTTAGAATACTTTTCGGCGTAAGCGTTGCAGACCTTGCTGTCGATCAAGCAGCTCTTGATTTTGTTCCAGTTCTTGGTGCCGTTCACCCGCTTCTGCAGCCAGTCGGAGTAATCCCCGAGCTTGTACTCCTTGTACCCTTTACCGGACACGGCCTTCCCGGCGCCCTTGTTGGTGACGACGAAGGTGAAGACGGTGAAggcgaagaggaggaggatgaggaggaacATGACGAGGAGGTAGAGCCAGAGGAGCCAGGAGACGCGACAGCAGGCGCCGACGAGGCCCGCGATGGAGACGGCCATGAGGAAGACCCCGAGGGCGATGACGGGCTTCTCAAGGAACTTCTCGCAGTCGGTGTCGGCCCGGTTGGCGAGCCATATGCCGGCCCCGAGGACGGGGACGGAGAGGAGGAAGGTGGCGATGTTGAGGATGCCGATCAGGTTGTTGCTCAGGCGGAACATTGTTGTCGAATCAGGGATggctgggaaaaaaaaagaaagcagagaGACCCAACTGAGTGATAAGAAAAGATCGTGCGGACAGGAGGTTAGAtggatgaggagagagaaaatggagtATAAATaaggggagagagagtgtgagtGT
This genomic interval from Rhodamnia argentea isolate NSW1041297 chromosome 4, ASM2092103v1, whole genome shotgun sequence contains the following:
- the LOC115736211 gene encoding tetraspanin-8-like: MFRLSNNLIGILNIATFLLSVPVLGAGIWLANRADTDCEKFLEKPVIALGVFLMAVSIAGLVGACCRVSWLLWLYLLVMFLLILLLFAFTVFTFVVTNKGAGKAVSGKGYKEYKLGDYSDWLQKRVNGTKNWNKIKSCLIDSKVCNAYAEKYSKDTVVNDFYNEHLSALQSGCCKPPDSCNFTYVSPLVWTASSTTTYTDSDCNAWSNNSTVLCYNCQSCKAGLLDNLKGDWKKVAIVNVIILVVLIVVYSVGCSAFRNSREDNAFWKGRNP